A genomic window from Nicotiana sylvestris chromosome 11, ASM39365v2, whole genome shotgun sequence includes:
- the LOC138881157 gene encoding uncharacterized protein, which yields MANTRVRDLSRAEVSFGYLDWYKKRVATSVEFERPAKRPHLQEFVEASQEKWAWLTKENEYRATISKLEGKIRDLKFDSGLQAAADEGEKKRLAQENEVLRARIQKIKIAAENPVRSGKDEKLIHSLRRKVCDYGADLEKTEGELAKAQAKLAKNVEEQASFVQQLKEKYDKGITGLKKKINTLESEMTKQAKNFKAESEHCYALMSQLEEDLQQLQEQNHTAT from the coding sequence ATGGCGAACACCCGGGTACGTGATTTGTCCAGGGCTGAAGTCTCGTTTGGTTATCTTGATTGGTATAAAAAGAGAGTCGCAACAAGTGTTGAATTTgaaagaccagccaaaagacCCCACCTCCAAGAATTCGTTGAAGCATCACAAGAGAAATGGGcttggttgaccaaagaaaatgaatatagGGCCACCATAAGCAAGTTAGAAGGGAAAATTAGAGACCTTAAATTTGATAGTGGATTGCAAGCCGCTGCGgatgaaggtgaaaagaagaggtTGGCCCAGGAAAATGAAGTCCTTCGAGCCCGGATCCAAAAGATAAAAATAGCAGCTGAGAACCCGGTCAGAAGcggaaaagatgaaaagctcatcCACAGCCTTAGACGGAAAGTGTGTGATTATGGGGCTGATTTGGAAAAGACTGAAGGAGAATTAGCAAAAGCCCAGGCAAAGTTGGCCAAGAATGTAGAAGAACAGGCGAGTTTCGTTCAGCAATTGAAGGAAAAGTACGACAAAGGAATCACGGGTCTGAAGAAAAAAATCAATACCCTTGAGAGTGAAATGACCAAGCAAGCAAAGAATTTCAAAGCAGAAAGCGAGCACTGCTATGCATTGATGTCGCAACTAGAAGAGGACCTGCAACAATTGCAAGAGCAAAATCATACGGCCACATAA
- the LOC138881158 gene encoding uncharacterized protein, which translates to MPKFDLYDVYGDPVAQLRGFCSKMRGVGGKDELLMAYFSQSLSAATLEWYTRQDNSRWYTWDDLAEAFSRHFQYNVEIIPNRLSLTKIEKKPSESFREYGFRWREQAARVNPPMEEDEMVEYFLQALEPTYFGHLISAIGKSFNEVMKMGGMVEEGLKSSKIMSYSAIKATTQVIQNGTGGVLGKKKKEDVAMDVSGSGHGPRGSPHHYTQPQTYTQTPYNPPQHYFPPPDPQYSVRPYQYHVHHA; encoded by the coding sequence atgcccaaatttgacttatACGACGTGTATGGAGACCCCGTGGCCCAATTAAGAGGATTttgcagcaaaatgagaggtgttggtgggaaagatgaattgttaatggcatATTTTAGTCAAAGTCTGAGTGCTGCAACattggaatggtacacccgccaagacaacagtaggtggtacacttgggatgacttAGCCGAGGCTTTCTCTCGGCATTTCCAGTACAACGTAGAGATTATCCCAAATCGCCTGTCCTTAACTAAGATAGAGAAAAAGCCCAGTGAGAGTTTTAGGGagtatggtttccgatggagagaacaggcagcacgaGTCAACCCTCCAATGGAGGAAGAtgaaatggtggagtactttcttcaggccttggagcctacttactttggtcatctaatctcggccataggtaagtctttcaatgaagtGATGAAGATGGGAGGAATGGTAGAGGAGGGACTCAAAtcgagcaagatcatgagttactctGCCATCAAAGCAACTACACAAGTAATCCAGAATGGCACCGGGGGCGTgttagggaaaaagaagaaagaagatgttgctATGGACGTCTCAGGATCGGGGCATGGCCCAAGGGGCTCACCTCATCATTACACCCAGCCTCAAACCTACACCCaaactccatataatccaccccaacactacttcccacCACCAGACCCTCAGTATTCAGTTAGGCCATACCAATACCATGTCCACCACGCAtag